A stretch of Thermococcus bergensis DNA encodes these proteins:
- a CDS encoding metallophosphoesterase, which yields MLIGIMSDTHDNLPAIARAVELFNKENVDLVLHAGDYVAPFVKRELSKLNAPLKGVFGNNDGEREGLKKAIGVEAEIIELELDGLKIVLLHGTNEKVVEAFIRSQLYDVVIRGHTHKYEIRETGRSIVLNPGEVCGYVSGIKSVAFLDTRKREIKIVNLDTGEPLGFMSL from the coding sequence ATGCTGATAGGAATAATGAGCGACACTCATGACAACCTTCCGGCTATAGCAAGGGCTGTTGAGCTATTTAACAAGGAAAACGTTGACCTCGTGCTTCATGCAGGCGATTATGTGGCACCTTTTGTCAAAAGAGAACTTTCAAAACTAAATGCACCGTTAAAGGGTGTCTTTGGCAACAACGATGGAGAAAGAGAAGGTCTCAAAAAAGCGATTGGGGTGGAGGCGGAAATAATAGAGCTCGAACTGGATGGGCTTAAGATAGTTCTCCTTCACGGCACAAATGAAAAGGTAGTTGAGGCATTTATAAGGAGCCAGCTTTACGATGTTGTGATAAGGGGGCATACTCATAAGTACGAAATTAGGGAAACCGGAAGAAGCATAGTTCTTAATCCCGGCGAGGTCTGTGGGTACGTCAGTGGAATAAAGAGTGTTGCATTTCTGGACACGAGAAAGAGAGAAATAAAGATAGTAAACCTCGACACAGGGGAGCCACTTGGCTTCATGAGCCTTTGA
- a CDS encoding translation initiation factor IF-2 subunit beta, with the protein MEYDYYDYEKLLEKAYDELPENVKHHTSRFEVPAAIVTIEGNKTIIENFRDIAEAMNRDPNHLLKFILREVATAGVLEGRRVVLQGRFTPYLIANKMKKYLKEYVICPVCGSPDTKILKRDRFHFLKCEACGAETPIEHL; encoded by the coding sequence ATGGAGTACGATTATTATGATTATGAGAAGCTTTTGGAAAAAGCATATGACGAACTTCCCGAGAACGTTAAGCACCATACATCGAGATTTGAGGTTCCCGCTGCAATCGTGACAATTGAAGGTAACAAGACAATAATCGAGAACTTTAGAGACATTGCTGAGGCAATGAACAGGGATCCGAACCACCTGCTCAAGTTTATCCTGAGGGAAGTTGCCACAGCAGGTGTCTTGGAAGGAAGAAGGGTTGTGTTGCAGGGACGTTTTACCCCATACCTCATAGCGAACAAAATGAAGAAATACCTCAAAGAGTACGTCATCTGTCCCGTATGTGGCTCTCCAGACACGAAGATCCTCAAGAGAGATCGCTTCCACTTCTTGAAGTGTGAAGCCTGTGGTGCCGAAACACCAATAGAGCACCTCTGA
- a CDS encoding carboxyl transferase domain-containing protein: protein MTMEEKVKELYEKKEKILKMGGEEKIAKQHEKGKLTARERIEKLLDPGSFVELGMFVKHRGTEFGLDKMELPADGVITGYGTIDGRLVFVYAQDFTVMGGSLGEMHAAKIKRIMELALEAGAPVIGLNDSGGARIQEGVDSLKGYGEIFKMNTILSGVVPQITAIMGPCAGGAVYSPAIGDFILMVDNPASYMFITGPQVVKAVTGVEVSPIQLGGAMIHAQKSGQAHLIGKSDEEVLMLIRKLLSYLPSNNMEKPPRYPTNDPPFRKSEKLYEIVPDDPNKGYDVRQVIYEIVDRDANGNPDFLEVLPYFAPNAVVGFGRMNGQTVGIVANNPIHLAGVLDIDSSDKIARFVRTCDAFNIPIVTLVDVPGYLPGVQQEYGGIIRHGAKVLYAYSEATVPMVTVILRKAYGGAYLAMGSKHLGADFVFAWPTAEIAVMGPEGAANIIFRKEIASAENPEAVRQEKIREYREKFANPYVAASRGYIDDVIDPAETRGKIIMALEALESKRVKLPPKKHGNIPL from the coding sequence ATGACTATGGAAGAAAAAGTGAAGGAACTCTATGAAAAGAAGGAGAAAATTCTTAAGATGGGTGGAGAAGAAAAAATCGCAAAGCAGCACGAAAAAGGGAAGCTTACAGCAAGAGAAAGAATCGAAAAGCTCCTTGATCCGGGAAGCTTCGTGGAGCTTGGAATGTTCGTAAAACACCGCGGCACAGAATTCGGCCTCGACAAGATGGAACTGCCTGCAGATGGAGTTATTACCGGTTACGGAACCATCGATGGCAGGCTCGTCTTCGTCTACGCCCAGGATTTCACTGTTATGGGTGGTTCTCTTGGAGAAATGCATGCCGCAAAGATAAAGCGCATCATGGAGCTTGCTCTGGAAGCAGGTGCTCCGGTAATAGGTCTCAACGACTCCGGTGGAGCAAGAATTCAGGAGGGTGTTGACTCCCTTAAGGGCTATGGTGAAATCTTCAAGATGAACACGATTCTGAGTGGAGTGGTTCCACAGATTACTGCTATCATGGGTCCCTGTGCAGGTGGAGCAGTTTACAGTCCTGCTATAGGCGACTTTATTCTCATGGTCGACAATCCTGCAAGCTATATGTTCATTACCGGTCCTCAGGTAGTAAAGGCCGTCACTGGTGTGGAAGTTTCTCCAATTCAGCTTGGTGGTGCAATGATTCATGCTCAAAAGAGCGGACAGGCCCACTTAATAGGCAAGAGTGATGAAGAAGTTCTCATGCTCATAAGAAAGTTGCTAAGTTACCTTCCATCAAACAACATGGAAAAGCCACCAAGATACCCGACCAACGACCCACCCTTCAGAAAGAGTGAAAAGCTCTATGAGATAGTTCCCGACGATCCCAACAAAGGTTACGATGTGAGGCAGGTCATCTATGAGATTGTTGATAGAGATGCCAACGGAAATCCGGATTTCCTCGAAGTACTTCCATACTTCGCTCCAAATGCAGTTGTGGGCTTTGGAAGAATGAACGGGCAGACAGTTGGAATTGTGGCAAACAACCCAATCCACCTTGCTGGAGTTCTTGACATAGACAGCTCCGATAAGATTGCACGCTTTGTCAGGACTTGTGACGCCTTTAACATCCCGATAGTCACCCTCGTTGATGTCCCCGGTTACTTACCCGGAGTTCAGCAGGAATACGGTGGAATCATAAGGCACGGTGCAAAGGTACTCTACGCTTATTCAGAGGCAACAGTCCCGATGGTTACAGTAATCCTGAGGAAAGCTTATGGTGGAGCTTACTTAGCAATGGGAAGCAAGCACCTCGGTGCAGATTTTGTCTTTGCCTGGCCAACAGCTGAGATAGCCGTTATGGGTCCAGAAGGGGCAGCGAACATTATCTTCAGGAAGGAAATTGCCAGCGCAGAGAACCCAGAAGCGGTTAGACAGGAAAAGATAAGGGAGTACAGAGAGAAGTTCGCTAACCCATATGTGGCCGCAAGCAGAGGCTACATAGACGACGTTATCGACCCAGCAGAGACAAGAGGAAAGATTATCATGGCGTTGGAAGCTTTGGAGAGCAAGCGTGTAAAGCTTCCACCGAAGAAGCACGGCAACATACCGCTGTGA
- a CDS encoding LAGLIDADG family homing endonuclease produces MDKEEMIERFVKFLREYTDDSGNKVYLDEIRDVLTVVPRRYIAINWEHLNAFDPELAGELIDNPEEVILAAEDAIQIILQEDFFRKEPFLIHARFHGLPKSYLVKELGSEHINKFIQVEGIITRMTEVKPFVSRAVYICKDCGHEMVRLQKPYANLIKPNKCEACGSRNVELDVDKSTFLNFQSFRLQDRPESLKGGQMPRFVDVILLDDLVDIALPGDRVVITGILRVVLEQRDKRPIFRKIIEANYVEQLSKEIEELEITPEDEQKIKELAKRKDIVDVIVDSIAPAIYGMKKEKLGIALALFGGNTKQLPDGTRLRGESHVLLVGDPGVAKCVEYNTEVVLSDGSIRPIGELVDEAIEKAKERGTFGVVDDGYYAPIDLEIYALDASTLKVRRVKANIAWKRTAPERMFRIKTASGREIKVTPTHPFFVFDEGTFKTRKAEELKVGDFIAVPRAIPANGKPVSLSEAPIQKPKTAKSRLVLPEFADEEFWYIVGLITGEGYTQKRGSSATLYFTNNDEELIEKVREYLTKIGLTPTVRSPHKEKNAREVYVSSIELYSLLEWLKISGNSAEKRVPPQLFSARDVDIKAFLRGYFDAEGTVDKRRPKITVVSASKELAKGIQHLLLRFGVKSQLHETVSRATNGKMGEKKTYYRLFITGEDAVKFRDIIGFGLQRKMEVLKKVTQNIKSNTNVDVVPGVSTLLKELRKSAGLTQKEMGVNRSTYLHYERGDRLPSREKLGVIARTLETHLPNSEEVKVLKLLASSDIFWDRIEEIEEYKPKHPWVYDLQIPEHHNFIANDVFVHNSQILRYVANLAPRAIYTSGKSSSAAGLCVAPDSLIITENGTWEIGKLTEDWIKDIGAIQYSEGIYYAPYLGESFSFSEGKIKKSPMSKVWKLKSPRELIMLKTNTGKEVITTPETQLLVFKDGSFKWKKSEDIQQGDYVVTLRKIEVEEKPVYVIEMLQDLDELVLYGIKKDVKRLIEKIRKEKSITKRELAKILGVNENMLYHNWVNEGARGNITMKHLKKLVELAEVPLSSIHPREVALQDGKRIRIPKLLDEKLAYFVGLIAGDGDVSRAGWGISVRFSNRSSEMRRKFKELAEYLFGIEAKENAQEDRVPAVRFHSKVVAHLLKKLGVPLSPKSEKVDIPPELFAAPKEVLAAYLRGVFDCDGTVVLRKRGSSYIELDTTSEKLAKKIQLALLRFGIVSHLRKRNRKGYVSEINGKRVISKHDRWELKVYGENIIHFAREIGFEHPEKKARLEELVRKLRASKRDTNIDVVPGIGGLLRKIRTFYGMGIEETYGTNFGSAIEHGRPISRRLLKRVLRNLEKADIERVPVELPNGLRVRIGEVIEPKEIGLKREEFYELFKRNRSRKIDYALLVKVARALAERDEKAYRELVWILSDVTAKEMEIREKIEFLRKLVNSELLFERVTESKRIKSLYEYVYDITVEGSHSFIANGFVVHNTAAAVRDELTGSWVLEAGVLVLADMGIACLHPDSRVLVNGKYLPIKELFNEAKSYKAKSNGEIVDIQEDTFEVVSLNLERMKTGNSLATIIRRKQWKGELVKLKFRSGNELLLTPDHWLIDGKTLEWKEAGEFKPGDTVVAPLKLPEVKEKIHILDILPENWRVKLTKEEKEELRKEVLRRFKSIAEFNRHYGISKDFLSGRGAIKVGKFRKILKDFGIYEKWKKRPLAYGPYSRREKLKVAYITPEMAYFFGFLYGDGWIQRIGDRVTLRITQSLVNEKQLKRLRESFALFYPKKLREYRRTTSSILAGNKISSESIIFSVNSPLLGYIYEYLTKDNLTNLFGLDDEALKAFVAGALDSDGCVSIKRSDKGEVVHVEFLLSNDIRKDNAFAMLLRRFDVYARIVRDKRENVNRIQITSREDVKNLLEAVKSYSIKVKEIPEVKRLISSKSDKLPSEPVKEIARRIREEIPASILLKKGLWSIIYEYSKGIRVPTRKQIHKLLERLSDYLSPEIKFKLEILARRDYFLDEIVEVGRIPYEGHVYDLYVPVYHNFVAEGIIVHNCIDEIDKMSDRDRSSIHEALEQQTVSISKAGITATLNARTTVIAAANPKYGRFNRMKPLPEQVDLPPTLLSRFDLIFVLLDEPDEKLDSEIAEHILKVRKGEAEAITPKISHDLIKKYIAYARKNIKPVLSKEAMEEIKRYYVKMRRTVGRGGDEEGIKPIPITARQLEALIRLSEAHAKMRLSEIVTKEDARAAIELMEYTLRKTAMDEEGNIDVSILEIGKSSKKINKMDKILNIIKELQDLEDYGAPREEIIKEASKHGIGKSEVEKILEELKANSMIYEPRSGYYKVL; encoded by the coding sequence ATGGACAAAGAGGAGATGATAGAGAGATTTGTGAAGTTTCTCAGAGAATATACCGATGATAGCGGGAACAAGGTTTATTTAGATGAAATAAGGGATGTGCTGACAGTTGTCCCTAGGAGATATATTGCGATAAACTGGGAACATTTAAACGCTTTTGATCCCGAACTCGCTGGAGAGCTTATAGACAATCCCGAAGAAGTTATCCTTGCGGCTGAAGATGCTATCCAAATAATCCTGCAGGAGGATTTCTTTAGGAAGGAGCCTTTTCTAATTCACGCCCGTTTTCATGGTCTGCCAAAGAGCTACCTTGTGAAGGAACTTGGGAGTGAGCATATAAACAAATTCATCCAAGTTGAGGGAATAATAACAAGGATGACCGAGGTAAAGCCCTTTGTTTCCAGGGCGGTTTACATCTGCAAAGATTGCGGACATGAGATGGTGAGACTTCAAAAACCGTATGCGAATTTAATCAAGCCCAACAAATGTGAAGCCTGTGGAAGCAGGAACGTTGAGCTTGACGTTGATAAGAGCACTTTCCTCAATTTCCAGAGCTTTAGACTCCAAGACAGGCCTGAAAGCCTTAAAGGTGGACAAATGCCCCGTTTTGTTGACGTAATTTTGCTTGACGACCTTGTGGATATTGCCCTTCCGGGAGATAGAGTGGTTATAACCGGAATTTTGAGGGTTGTTTTAGAGCAAAGGGATAAGAGACCAATATTCCGGAAGATAATAGAGGCAAACTATGTGGAGCAGTTAAGCAAGGAAATAGAAGAGCTTGAAATAACTCCGGAGGATGAGCAGAAGATTAAGGAGCTTGCAAAAAGGAAGGATATTGTCGATGTAATAGTTGACTCTATTGCTCCTGCTATTTATGGAATGAAAAAGGAAAAACTCGGAATTGCCCTCGCGCTGTTTGGAGGAAACACGAAACAACTCCCAGATGGGACAAGGCTAAGAGGAGAGAGCCACGTTCTGCTTGTAGGAGATCCTGGAGTAGCTAAGTGTGTTGAATATAATACAGAAGTTGTGCTGTCGGATGGGAGCATTAGACCGATCGGAGAACTCGTTGATGAAGCCATAGAAAAAGCAAAAGAACGCGGAACCTTTGGTGTCGTTGACGATGGCTACTATGCACCCATAGACCTCGAAATCTATGCCCTCGACGCTTCAACGCTGAAGGTTAGGAGAGTTAAGGCAAACATTGCATGGAAGAGAACCGCTCCAGAGAGAATGTTCAGGATAAAGACCGCTAGTGGGAGGGAAATAAAGGTAACACCAACACATCCTTTCTTCGTCTTTGATGAAGGAACCTTTAAGACAAGAAAAGCGGAAGAGCTAAAAGTGGGAGATTTTATTGCAGTTCCAAGGGCCATCCCCGCAAATGGAAAACCAGTAAGCCTCAGTGAGGCACCCATTCAAAAACCAAAGACTGCAAAAAGTAGGCTAGTACTTCCAGAGTTCGCAGACGAAGAGTTCTGGTACATTGTTGGATTGATTACAGGAGAGGGGTACACCCAAAAAAGAGGCAGTAGTGCAACCCTTTACTTCACTAACAACGATGAAGAGCTGATAGAAAAGGTCAGAGAGTATCTAACCAAAATTGGGCTGACTCCAACCGTAAGAAGCCCTCACAAGGAGAAGAACGCACGCGAAGTCTATGTATCTAGCATTGAACTTTACAGTCTTCTTGAATGGCTTAAAATCTCCGGCAACTCTGCAGAGAAAAGGGTTCCACCTCAACTGTTTAGTGCCAGGGACGTGGACATAAAGGCCTTCCTCAGAGGGTACTTTGATGCCGAGGGAACCGTTGATAAAAGAAGGCCTAAGATAACGGTTGTCTCTGCGTCAAAAGAGCTTGCCAAGGGTATACAACACCTGTTACTGCGGTTCGGTGTTAAGTCTCAGCTCCATGAAACCGTGAGTAGAGCAACAAATGGAAAGATGGGTGAGAAAAAGACGTACTATCGGCTTTTTATAACCGGGGAAGACGCAGTAAAGTTCAGAGACATCATCGGATTCGGGCTCCAGAGAAAGATGGAAGTTCTTAAGAAAGTGACTCAGAATATCAAATCAAACACGAATGTTGATGTCGTTCCTGGCGTTAGCACTCTTCTCAAAGAACTTAGAAAGAGCGCTGGGCTCACTCAAAAGGAAATGGGGGTAAATCGTTCCACATATTTGCATTACGAGCGGGGGGATAGGTTACCCAGCAGAGAAAAGCTTGGGGTTATAGCCAGAACCCTCGAAACACATTTACCCAATTCAGAGGAAGTTAAAGTCCTCAAGCTCCTTGCCAGCTCCGACATATTCTGGGACAGGATAGAAGAGATAGAAGAGTACAAGCCAAAGCACCCGTGGGTATATGACCTTCAGATTCCTGAGCATCATAACTTCATAGCTAACGATGTCTTTGTTCACAATAGCCAGATACTCCGTTATGTGGCGAATTTAGCACCGAGGGCTATCTATACCAGTGGGAAGAGCTCAAGTGCTGCTGGTCTATGTGTTGCCCCAGACTCCCTCATAATAACAGAAAACGGCACGTGGGAGATTGGAAAGCTCACTGAAGACTGGATTAAAGACATAGGAGCAATTCAATACTCCGAGGGTATTTATTACGCTCCATATCTCGGAGAGAGCTTCTCGTTCAGCGAAGGAAAAATCAAAAAATCGCCAATGAGCAAAGTGTGGAAACTAAAATCTCCGAGAGAGCTTATCATGTTAAAAACAAACACAGGAAAAGAAGTTATAACAACTCCCGAGACCCAATTGTTGGTATTCAAAGATGGCAGCTTCAAGTGGAAGAAATCTGAAGATATTCAGCAAGGGGATTATGTAGTAACACTTAGAAAGATCGAAGTTGAAGAGAAACCGGTTTATGTTATCGAAATGCTCCAAGATCTTGATGAGCTCGTTTTATATGGGATTAAAAAAGATGTAAAAAGGTTAATTGAGAAAATAAGAAAAGAAAAATCCATAACAAAGAGAGAACTTGCAAAGATTCTTGGAGTAAATGAGAACATGCTATATCATAACTGGGTGAATGAGGGAGCAAGAGGCAATATTACAATGAAACACCTGAAGAAGCTCGTTGAGCTTGCAGAAGTGCCGCTTTCATCAATTCATCCCAGAGAGGTTGCTCTTCAAGATGGAAAAAGAATCAGAATACCCAAGCTCCTTGATGAGAAGCTTGCTTATTTTGTTGGACTAATTGCGGGAGATGGAGATGTATCCCGAGCAGGATGGGGAATTTCTGTGAGATTCTCTAACAGGAGCAGCGAAATGAGAAGAAAATTCAAGGAACTAGCTGAGTATCTTTTTGGAATAGAAGCTAAGGAAAATGCGCAAGAGGATAGAGTTCCAGCAGTGCGCTTTCATTCAAAGGTAGTTGCTCATCTTCTCAAAAAGCTGGGCGTTCCACTTTCACCAAAGTCTGAAAAGGTAGATATTCCACCAGAACTCTTTGCAGCACCAAAAGAAGTCTTAGCTGCCTATCTCAGGGGAGTTTTTGATTGTGACGGAACTGTGGTTCTAAGAAAGAGAGGATCATCGTACATAGAGTTGGACACTACAAGTGAAAAGCTTGCTAAAAAGATTCAGCTGGCACTTCTTCGCTTTGGTATAGTCTCCCACTTAAGGAAGAGAAACAGAAAAGGATACGTTAGTGAGATAAACGGAAAAAGAGTTATTTCTAAACACGATAGATGGGAGCTCAAGGTATATGGTGAAAACATCATTCACTTTGCGAGGGAAATTGGGTTTGAACATCCCGAGAAGAAAGCCCGCCTTGAAGAATTGGTTAGAAAGCTAAGAGCCTCAAAAAGAGACACTAACATCGACGTTGTTCCTGGTATCGGAGGCTTGCTCCGGAAGATAAGAACCTTCTATGGAATGGGCATTGAAGAAACCTACGGCACAAACTTTGGCTCCGCCATTGAGCATGGACGTCCAATATCAAGAAGACTCCTCAAAAGGGTTCTTAGGAACCTTGAGAAAGCTGATATCGAGAGAGTTCCCGTCGAACTGCCCAATGGGCTCAGGGTTAGAATTGGTGAAGTTATAGAACCAAAAGAAATCGGGCTTAAGAGAGAAGAGTTTTACGAGCTGTTCAAGAGGAATAGAAGTAGAAAAATAGACTACGCACTCCTTGTAAAAGTTGCAAGAGCCCTTGCAGAGAGAGATGAAAAAGCGTACAGAGAGCTTGTCTGGATTTTAAGCGACGTGACTGCAAAGGAAATGGAGATACGCGAGAAAATAGAGTTCCTCAGAAAGCTTGTTAACTCGGAGTTGCTCTTTGAGAGAGTCACTGAGAGCAAGAGAATAAAAAGTCTTTACGAATACGTCTATGATATCACCGTTGAAGGTTCCCACAGCTTTATTGCTAACGGATTCGTAGTTCACAATACAGCTGCCGCAGTGAGGGATGAATTAACAGGCTCTTGGGTATTGGAGGCTGGAGTTCTTGTTTTAGCGGATATGGGCATAGCATGTCTTCATCCAGATTCGAGAGTGCTTGTGAACGGCAAATACCTTCCAATAAAAGAGTTATTTAATGAGGCAAAGTCCTACAAAGCCAAATCTAACGGTGAGATAGTGGATATTCAGGAAGATACTTTCGAAGTTGTCTCATTAAACCTTGAAAGAATGAAAACTGGTAACTCTTTGGCCACAATCATCAGGAGGAAACAATGGAAAGGAGAACTCGTTAAGCTAAAATTCCGCTCGGGTAATGAACTCCTTCTTACCCCTGACCACTGGCTCATTGATGGTAAAACATTAGAATGGAAAGAAGCGGGAGAGTTTAAACCGGGTGATACGGTCGTTGCTCCTCTCAAACTCCCAGAGGTGAAGGAGAAAATCCACATCCTTGACATACTTCCTGAAAACTGGCGGGTTAAATTAACCAAGGAAGAAAAAGAAGAGCTAAGAAAAGAAGTTCTTAGAAGATTCAAGTCTATTGCAGAATTCAACAGGCACTACGGTATTTCAAAAGACTTCCTATCTGGGAGAGGAGCTATAAAGGTTGGCAAGTTCAGGAAAATACTCAAAGATTTCGGCATTTACGAAAAATGGAAGAAGCGTCCCCTGGCTTATGGGCCATATTCAAGAAGAGAAAAGCTTAAGGTCGCATATATAACTCCAGAAATGGCCTATTTCTTTGGATTTCTGTACGGAGACGGGTGGATTCAAAGAATTGGAGATAGGGTAACACTGCGGATAACCCAATCACTTGTCAATGAAAAACAGCTCAAAAGGTTAAGAGAGAGTTTTGCATTATTTTATCCCAAAAAACTCAGAGAGTACAGGAGAACTACGTCGAGCATCTTGGCAGGGAACAAAATCTCGAGTGAAAGCATAATCTTCTCAGTAAATTCTCCTCTTCTCGGCTACATCTACGAGTACCTCACAAAAGACAATCTAACGAACCTCTTTGGGCTAGATGATGAGGCACTTAAAGCATTTGTTGCAGGGGCTCTGGACTCAGACGGTTGTGTATCAATAAAGCGGAGTGATAAAGGAGAAGTTGTCCACGTGGAATTCCTCCTATCTAATGATATCAGGAAAGATAATGCCTTTGCCATGCTCCTAAGGAGATTTGACGTGTATGCCAGAATTGTAAGAGACAAACGAGAAAACGTTAATAGAATACAAATAACCTCTAGGGAGGACGTTAAAAACCTTTTAGAAGCTGTGAAATCTTACAGCATAAAGGTCAAAGAAATCCCTGAAGTTAAACGCCTTATATCGTCCAAAAGCGACAAATTGCCCTCAGAACCTGTCAAAGAAATTGCGAGGAGGATAAGAGAGGAAATACCAGCTTCAATTCTCCTGAAAAAAGGTCTTTGGAGTATTATCTATGAGTACTCCAAAGGCATCCGTGTTCCAACTAGGAAACAAATCCATAAACTTCTGGAGAGACTTTCGGATTATCTCAGCCCGGAAATAAAATTTAAGCTTGAAATCCTAGCAAGAAGAGACTACTTCCTTGACGAAATTGTGGAGGTAGGGAGGATACCATATGAAGGGCATGTTTACGATCTTTACGTGCCTGTTTATCATAACTTTGTAGCCGAAGGAATAATTGTGCACAACTGCATTGACGAAATAGACAAGATGAGCGATAGGGATAGGAGCTCCATACACGAGGCCCTTGAGCAGCAGACCGTTAGTATATCAAAGGCGGGAATCACCGCGACGCTGAACGCAAGAACCACGGTTATAGCCGCGGCCAATCCTAAATATGGAAGGTTCAACAGGATGAAGCCTCTTCCAGAGCAAGTGGACTTGCCTCCAACACTTCTAAGCAGATTTGACCTTATATTCGTTCTTCTCGATGAGCCAGATGAAAAACTTGACTCTGAGATAGCCGAGCACATACTTAAGGTCAGAAAGGGCGAAGCTGAGGCAATTACTCCGAAGATATCCCACGACCTTATTAAAAAGTACATAGCCTATGCAAGAAAGAATATCAAACCGGTGCTCAGCAAGGAGGCAATGGAGGAAATCAAGCGCTACTATGTTAAGATGAGAAGAACAGTGGGGAGAGGAGGCGACGAGGAAGGAATTAAGCCTATTCCAATCACTGCAAGACAGCTTGAGGCCCTCATAAGGCTTAGCGAGGCTCATGCAAAAATGAGGCTCAGTGAGATTGTCACAAAAGAAGACGCCAGAGCTGCCATTGAGCTCATGGAGTATACACTTAGGAAAACGGCAATGGACGAAGAAGGAAACATTGATGTCAGCATCTTGGAGATTGGAAAATCCTCAAAGAAAATCAACAAGATGGACAAGATTCTCAATATAATAAAAGAGCTTCAGGATTTGGAAGACTACGGGGCCCCTAGGGAAGAGATAATAAAAGAGGCCAGCAAACACGGAATAGGAAAGAGTGAAGTTGAGAAAATATTGGAAGAACTCAAAGCGAACTCAATGATATATGAACCGCGCTCGGGCTACTACAAAGTTTTGTGA
- a CDS encoding OadG family protein encodes MVTVEFFLEGFYITILGVVVVFLVLALLALAMYGIGHLEKALIERKKPVEVKPLPKEEKEEKVIAEEKPSIEPKKLAVITAAVLAYIAEKNAQLRPLPFKKKPSDVWRLYGVQTQLEEVENFNYEMGAW; translated from the coding sequence ATGGTCACAGTGGAGTTTTTCCTTGAGGGCTTTTATATTACCATTTTGGGTGTTGTGGTGGTTTTCCTAGTGCTGGCACTGCTCGCCTTGGCAATGTACGGAATAGGCCATCTAGAGAAAGCGCTGATTGAAAGAAAAAAGCCTGTGGAAGTTAAGCCTTTACCCAAAGAAGAGAAAGAAGAAAAGGTCATCGCCGAAGAGAAGCCTTCAATTGAGCCCAAGAAGCTTGCTGTAATCACTGCTGCGGTTTTGGCCTACATAGCGGAGAAAAACGCCCAGCTCAGGCCTTTGCCGTTTAAAAAGAAACCTTCCGATGTTTGGCGTTTATATGGCGTCCAAACCCAACTTGAGGAAGTTGAGAACTTTAATTATGAAATGGGGGCATGGTGA
- the rtcA gene encoding RNA 3'-terminal phosphate cyclase has translation MKVIDGSYGEGGGQILRTALALSVITGEAVKIINIRAKRPKPGLRPQHLYGVLALKELSNGEVRGAREGSTELEFYPKDIKTKHTRVPIKTAGSITLVLQALLPAMVFADNEVTFEITGGTDVPWSPPVDYLKHVTFYALKKLGVRVELEIKRRGHYPRGGGLVVGKAYPWEEKKPLVATELKRLHSFEGISHAVRLPSHVAIRQAKAAREVLERVYPSVPVKIKEEYYEAGKDPHLGPGSGIVVWVNTDVLRLGGDALGERGKPAEVVGREAATELLEQLKTGHAVDKFLGDQLIPFLAFAGGEIWVSEITKHLLTNIWVVEQFFGKVFEVEGKLGKPGKVKVVRKVGV, from the coding sequence ATGAAGGTCATTGATGGGAGCTATGGAGAGGGTGGGGGGCAAATATTAAGGACTGCACTTGCCCTTTCAGTCATCACGGGAGAGGCCGTTAAGATAATAAACATCCGTGCTAAGAGACCAAAACCCGGACTAAGACCCCAGCACCTATACGGCGTTTTAGCTCTCAAGGAACTTTCAAATGGAGAAGTAAGAGGAGCGAGAGAAGGTTCAACCGAGCTGGAGTTTTATCCCAAAGATATCAAAACAAAACACACTAGGGTGCCAATAAAAACTGCCGGCAGCATAACCCTTGTTCTTCAAGCCCTTCTGCCAGCGATGGTCTTTGCAGATAACGAGGTAACTTTTGAGATAACCGGAGGAACTGACGTCCCCTGGAGCCCGCCAGTTGATTACCTCAAGCACGTAACCTTCTACGCCCTCAAAAAGCTCGGCGTTAGGGTAGAGCTAGAAATAAAGAGGAGAGGCCACTACCCAAGGGGCGGAGGATTGGTCGTTGGTAAAGCATATCCTTGGGAAGAAAAGAAGCCGCTGGTTGCTACAGAGCTTAAAAGACTTCACAGCTTTGAAGGGATAAGCCACGCTGTAAGGTTGCCTTCCCACGTCGCTATAAGACAGGCAAAAGCCGCAAGAGAAGTTCTTGAGAGGGTTTATCCTTCTGTGCCGGTTAAGATTAAGGAAGAGTACTATGAAGCTGGAAAAGACCCCCACCTGGGGCCAGGGAGCGGAATCGTCGTATGGGTGAATACAGATGTTCTCCGCTTGGGAGGGGATGCCCTTGGGGAGAGAGGCAAACCAGCAGAGGTCGTGGGAAGAGAAGCCGCAACTGAACTTTTAGAGCAATTAAAGACAGGACATGCAGTAGATAAGTTCCTTGGTGACCAGCTCATACCATTTTTAGCCTTTGCAGGAGGAGAGATATGGGTGAGTGAAATCACGAAGCACCTCCTCACAAATATCTGGGTCGTGGAGCAGTTTTTCGGAAAGGTCTTTGAGGTAGAGGGAAAACTCGGAAAGCCCGGGAAAGTGAAAGTTGTGAGAAAGGTTGGGGTCTAG